In the Streptomyces sp. f51 genome, one interval contains:
- a CDS encoding DUF3099 domain-containing protein — MRKQSNVQVFRITGARQSLDDDVRGRQRRYVISMSVRTVSVILAASLWNVERPVALVALVLGILLPYVAVVIANAGRENAPSLPSTFVTAPLRPMITGPVPDGSREPFTDDAASGAGTRPGAEPRDPG; from the coding sequence ATCAGGAAGCAGAGCAACGTCCAGGTCTTCCGGATCACCGGAGCCAGACAGAGCCTGGACGACGATGTGCGCGGCCGGCAGCGCCGCTATGTCATCTCGATGTCCGTCCGCACGGTGTCGGTGATCCTGGCGGCCTCCCTGTGGAACGTCGAACGGCCCGTCGCCCTGGTCGCTCTGGTCCTCGGGATCCTCCTCCCGTACGTCGCGGTGGTCATCGCCAACGCCGGGCGGGAGAACGCGCCCTCGCTCCCCTCGACCTTCGTCACGGCTCCGCTGCGTCCGATGATCACGGGACCCGTGCCGGACGGCTCGCGGGAGCCGTTCACGGACGACGCCGCGAGCGGTGCCGGGACGCGTCCCGGGGCCGAACCGCGCGACCCGGGCTGA
- the moaA gene encoding GTP 3',8-cyclase MoaA — protein MLIDTYGRVATDLRVSLTDRCNLRCTYCMPEEGLQWLGKPDLLTDDEIVRLIGIAVTRLGIEEVRFTGGEPLLRPGLPGIVERVAALAPRPRMSLTTNGIGLKRTAAALKAAGLDRVNVSLDTLRPDVFKTLTRRDRHKDVIEGLEAAHDAGLTPVKINSVLMPGLNADEAPELLAWSMEHDYELRFIEQMPLDAQHGWKRDGMVTAADILASLRTRFRLTQEGADERGSAPAERWIVDGGPHRVGVIASVTRPFCAACDRTRLTADGQVRTCLFATEETDLRGALRSGASDEEIAGTWRTAMWGKKAGAGLDDPSFVQPDRPMSAIGG, from the coding sequence GTGCTCATCGACACCTATGGCCGGGTGGCCACCGACCTGCGTGTCTCACTGACGGACCGGTGCAACCTCCGCTGCACCTACTGCATGCCCGAAGAAGGATTGCAGTGGCTCGGCAAGCCCGATCTGCTCACCGACGACGAGATCGTCCGCCTCATCGGGATCGCCGTCACCCGCCTCGGCATCGAGGAGGTCCGCTTCACCGGCGGCGAGCCCCTGCTGCGCCCCGGCCTGCCCGGCATCGTCGAGCGGGTCGCCGCCCTCGCGCCCCGGCCCCGGATGTCCCTGACGACCAACGGCATCGGGCTCAAGCGCACCGCGGCCGCCCTGAAGGCGGCGGGCCTGGACCGGGTGAACGTCTCCCTGGACACGCTGCGCCCCGACGTCTTCAAGACCCTCACCCGCCGCGACCGCCACAAGGACGTCATCGAGGGCCTCGAAGCCGCCCACGACGCCGGCCTGACCCCGGTGAAGATCAACTCGGTCCTGATGCCGGGCCTGAACGCCGACGAAGCCCCCGAGCTGCTCGCCTGGTCCATGGAGCACGACTACGAACTCCGCTTCATCGAGCAGATGCCCCTGGACGCCCAGCACGGCTGGAAGCGCGACGGCATGGTCACCGCCGCCGACATCCTCGCCTCGCTGCGCACCCGCTTCCGGCTCACGCAGGAAGGCGCCGACGAGCGGGGCTCCGCACCCGCCGAGCGCTGGATCGTCGACGGCGGCCCGCACCGCGTCGGGGTGATCGCCTCCGTCACCCGCCCGTTCTGCGCGGCCTGCGACCGCACCCGGCTCACCGCCGACGGCCAGGTGCGCACCTGTCTGTTCGCCACCGAGGAGACCGATCTGCGGGGAGCCCTGCGCTCGGGCGCGTCCGACGAGGAGATAGCCGGCACCTGGCGCACCGCGATGTGGGGCAAGAAGGCGGGAGCGGGCCTGGACGACCCCTCGTTCGTGCAGCCCGACCGCCCGATGTCGGCCATCGGCGGCTGA